A genomic segment from Lates calcarifer isolate ASB-BC8 linkage group LG13, TLL_Latcal_v3, whole genome shotgun sequence encodes:
- the golph3a gene encoding Golgi phosphoprotein 3 — protein sequence MTSLTQRSSGLVQRRTEASRNAADKDRTSGEEDHEPRRGDEQEDDDAGDSKETRLTLMEEVLLLGLKDREGYTSFWNDCISSGLRGCMLIELALRGRLQLEACGMRRKGLLARKVICKSDAPTGDVLLDEALKHIKDTQPPETVQSWIELLSGETWNPLKLHYQLRNVRERLAKNLVEKGVLTTEKQNFLLFDMTTHPLTNNNIKQRLIKKVQEAVLDKWVNDPHRMDKRLLALIFLAHSSDVLENAFAPLLDDQYDLAMKRVRQLLELEPEGESLKANTNELLWAVVAAFTK from the exons ATGACTTCCTTGACTCAGCGGAGTTCGGGCCTCGTGCAGAGGCGGACCGAAGCCTCGCGCAACGCCGCTGACAAAGACCGTACGTCCGGCGAGGAGGACCACGAGCCCCGGAGAGGAGACGAGCAGGAAGATGACGATGCTGGTGACTCCAAAGAAACACGTCTCACCTTGATGGAAGAAGTGTTGTTGTTAGGACTGAAGGACCGAGAG GGCTACACCTCGTTCTGGAATGACTGCATCTCATCAGGGCTGAGAGGGTGCATGCTGATTGAACTGGCTCTGCGAGGACGCCTCCAGTTAGAGGCTTGTGGCATGAGGAGGAAAGGTCTGCTGGCCAGGAAG GTAATTTGTAAGTCAGATGCTCCAACAGGTGACGTGCTCTTGGATGAAGCCCTGAAACACATCAAAGACACCCAGCCACCAGAGACTGTGCAGAGCTGGATTGAGCTGCTCAGTG GGGAGACGTGGAACCCCCTGAAGCTTCATTATCAGCTGCGGAACGTCCGTGAACGGCTGGCCAAAAACTTGGTAGAGAAAGGTGTCCTCACTACTGAGAAGCAAAACTTCCTGCTTTTTGATATGACCACACATCCTCTgaccaacaacaacatcaagCAGCGCCTCATCAAGAAGGTCCAGGAGGCCGTACTGGACAAGTGGGTGAACGACCCTCACCGAATGGACAAGCGGCTGCTCGCGCTTATCTTCTTAGCCCATTCCTCTGACGTCCTGGAAAATGCCTTCGCCCCGCTGCTAGACGACCAGTACGACCTGGCCATGAAGAGAGTGCGGCAGCTGCTGGAACTGGAGCCTGAGGGGGAGAGCTTGAAGGCCAACACGAATGAGCTGTTATGGGCTGTGGTGGCTGCCTTCACCAAATGA
- the si:dkey-3h3.3 gene encoding E3 ubiquitin-protein ligase DTX3L translates to MAFITDLTVIIDEDGYKNPGGLIRILKSYSHEKKGSCYRVTAAFEEVEQLSDSLSEVKPNSSSVIRGQICQQDEHASTHVKSVDVSGLVMAYIQQKCAKELGKIQGNDFVIETQPGLRTVHNNPSNTVQVTFKPCHVSIYPVHADYVRQRFITFYQRTASDLQVTSVPVSPHDHKDLQRRFPHLLFKPSHSKHETTATGPFLHIAKLKEFLLQNTQNAISGKSPLNKGPADTPSSRTSGPQPTHSKNPEDESCPICMEPIVKTEKETLRCKHSFCRDCLKKAFDYKPVCPTCGELYGTLTGTQPDGGRMDVTNSSSSLPGYEKYGTIIIQYYIPSGIQKGEHPNPGQPYEGVSRTAYLPDSSEGKRVLKLLRRAFDQRLIFTVGRSTTSGRNNTVTWNDIHHKTSTHGGPTHYGYPDPDYLSRVRDELKVKGIE, encoded by the exons ATGGCG TTTATCACAGACCTCACTGTCATTATTGATGAAGATGGTTACAAAAACCCTGGAGGATTAATCAGGATTCTGAAGTCTTACAGTCATGAGAAAAAAGGCTCCTGCTACAGGGTGACAGCAGCCTTTGAGGAAGTGGAGCAGCTTTCAGACAGCCTGTCAGAAGTGAAGCCTAATTCCAGTTCTGTCATACGTGGACAAATTTGTCAGCAAGATGAACATGCTTCAACTCATGTCAAATCTGTGGATGTATCTGGGCTTGTTATGGCCTACATCcagcaaaaatgtgcaaaagaacTTGGAAAAATTCAAGGGAATGATTTTGTCATTGAAACACAGCCTGGCCTCAGGACAGTCCACAATAACCCCAGCAACACAGTGCAGGTGACTTTTAAACCATGCCATGTCTCCATATACCCTGTTCATGCAGACTATGTCAGACAGCGATTCATCACATTCTACCAGAGAACTGCCTCCGACCTGCAGGTCACATCGGTCCCTGTGAGTCCACATGACCACAAAGACTTGCAGAGGAGATTTCCACATCTCCTTTTTAAACCCAGCCACAGTAAACATGAAACAACAGCGACTGGACCTTTTCTGCACATCGCTAAATTGAAAGAGTTCCttctacaaaacacacaaaatgcaatTTCAGGCAAGAGTCCGTTGAACAAAGGTCCAGCAGACACTCCCAGCAGCAGAACCTCTGGTCCTCAACCTACACACAGCAAAAATCCTGAAGATGAATCATGTCCAATTTGTATGGAACCAAtagtaaaaacagagaaagagacccTGCGGTGCAAGCACTCCTTCTGCAGAGACTGTCTGAAAAAAGCTTTTGACTACAAACCTGTATGTCCAACATGTGGAGAGTTGTATGGCACTTTGACAGGGACACAACCTGATGGAGGCAGAATGGATGTCACCAACAGCTCTTCATCTTTGCCTGGATATGAGAAGTATGGAACAATAATCATCCAATATTACATTCCAAGTGGCATCCAAAAG ggggaGCATCCTAACCCTGGTCAGCCATATGAAGGTGTGTCCCGTACAGCCTATCTCCCAGACTCGTCAGAGGGCAAGAGGGTCCTGAAACTGTTGAGACGGGCCTTTGATCAGAGACTCATCTTCACTGTTGGTCGCTCCACCACTAGTGGTAGGAACAATACAGTGACATGGAATGATATTCACCACAAAACCTCAACGCATGGAGGACCAACTCA CTATGGATACCCAGATCCTGATTACCTCAGCCGAGTTCGAGATGAACTGAAAGTCAAAGGAATTGAATAA